From the genome of Agrobacterium tumefaciens:
TCATCGGCGTTGAAGACCTCGCCATCTGACCATTTTGCACCCTTGACCAGATGCATTGTCAGCTTGTGACCATCCTCGGACCATTCCCAGCTTTTCGCGAGATTGGGGAGCGGCTCTGTGTCCTTGGCATCGACCTGAAAGAGAGGTGCGGTTCGCGTCAGGCATTCGGAAAGCGCAATGTCGATACCGCCCCATCCCTGGCTCTGACCGGCGATATAGTTCCATCCCTCCGGCCGCCCGCCAACAACGTGGCGCATGGTATCGCCATAGACACCCATGCCGTCGGGAAGATTACCGGTCTTGTAGACGAGCGGCTCCTCCGGCAGGCGATCCTTGAGCGGCGGAAGCTTGCCGGTCTTTTCGAATTTTTCGGCGACCCAGTCGGGCTGGCTGTAGGATGGCAGCGCCTTGAACTCCAGGATAGAATCCCGCGAGACGTAGTTGATCTTGCCCTCTGCCGGAAATTGCGGCGGCTCGGGCGGCGTTGTCGTCTCGAATGCATTGGCACCGAGCGCAATCATCGAAACGCCCAGGGTCAAGGCAGCGATGGTGGCAGTCTTACGTCGAAGTTGCATCGTCATTCCTCCCAAATGGCAGCGCGTCCCGCGTCTGCCTCTTCTCCACGGCGACGGGTGCGTCGCGAACTCCCTATCGCCACGCACCACGCTTATGCACCTGTTCAGACAGCTTTCTTCAGCGCCGACTTTTCGGCTCTCAACTCCTCAATGGAGCGGACATTGCGGCGGGCCGCACCTGCCCAGTCGCGGGTCTTGACGCTGGATTTGGCAAGACGTTCTTTGGCGGCCGGTACGGCGTGCGCATATTGAGGAAGCCAGCGCGCCTGCGCGACCACCATCTCGTCCACCATCTGCCAGACTTCCTCCGGCGTTGCGACAGCACCGACCAGCGGATCGTGCAGGACGGCGAGCTTCAAAAGATCGATGTCGCCACTGATTGCCGCATGGACCGACATGCGCTGAACGTTGATGGATGCAAGGCAAGTCGCAGCGCACGCTTCCGGTATCGTAATTCCGGAGACCATGTTGATCCCGAAACGATCAACGAAGCCGGGCGATTCGATAATCGCGTCAGACGGCAGATTGCTGATGACGCCATTGTTCTTGACGTTGAAATGACCCCGGTAGACGCGGCCTGTCTCGAGAGCCTCGAGAATATGACTTGCATGCTCGTTCGAGCGCTTGGCCGGATCGATCGGCTTTGCTGCCGAGGCAAGAAACTGCGGAAACTCCGTCTCAAACCAGTTTCGGGTTTCCGTCGAGTGGCGCAGATATCCGCCTGTCTCGCCATGGATCCAATCCGACATGTCGATCCAGCGGGCGATTTCATCAGGACGCTTGCGATACCAGGGAAGATATTCGGAAAGATGGCCGTTGCTTTCGGTCGAATAGACGCCAAAACGCTTCAAGACGTCGATACGCAGCTTTTCCTGCTGCGAGAAGACCGTGTGAGCCTCGAAGGCCGCAACGAGCTCATCTTTTTCAATCTTTCGCCCGTTCAGCCTGAGATCGATGAACCACGTCTGATGGTTGATACCCGAGCAGATGTAATCAAGCTCGGACACGGATTTGGCGCCGAGTATCTCTGCAATCTGTTCAGCACCATGCTGAACGCCATGGCAAAGCCCGACAGTATCGACCTTGCCGTATTCAATCGCCGCCCAGGTGTTCATGGCCATGGGGTTAGCGTAATTGAGGAATTTCGCACCGGGTGCAGCAACCTCGCGGATGTCCTTGCAGAAGTCGAGTATGACCGGGATGTTGCGCTGGCCGTAAAGAATCCCTCCGGCGCAGATGGTGTCTCCGACGCACTGGTCGATGCCATATTTCAGTGGAATGCGGATATCGTCTGCATAGGCTTCAAGCCCACCGACACGAACGCAGCTGATGATGTATTTAGCTCCCTCGAGAGCTTTTCTGCGCTCGGTATGCGCGGTGATCTTCACGGGCAGCGCATTCGCCTCGACGATCTTGTCGAGAATTGCCTTGATCATGTCGAGATTGTGCTGGCTGACATCGGTCAGCGCGACTTCGATGTCGCGAAACTCTGGAACGCACAACAGGTCCGTGAACAGCTTTTTCGTGAAACCAACGCTGCCGGCACCAATTATAGCGATTTTGAAACTCATAACGTCACCTCTGTTGCAAATCGAACGGGTGAAACGGACCAAAGGGCCTCAAAATAGCGATCGAACACCACAAAGTTCAGAAGCGCCCAAAAAATAAGCGTAATTTCCAAACTTTCCTCCCGATCGTCCCTCTGACTGTCTCCTCGGATCGGGATTATGCGTATAATGATTGTCATAACCAGAGAAGGATTATGCTTTCATGGGTAATTTTGTGCTGCAGGATTTGATCGACCAAGGACCCGGTATGCGCACGGTCTCGCTACCGCGCGGGCGCCAGACATTGCACACCATGCCGACGAGCAGTGGTTATGAAATCCGTCGTGACCGTGGCTACGACTGGGACGGTCGCAAACGCGGACAGACGCCCTTTACCGTTCTCCAGCACTCCATCGCCGGACAGGGTAATTTGCGCTACGAGAACCGTGTCTACACCGTCAAGCCGGGTGAGACGCTGCTGCTCCTGATCCCCCACAATCATCGTTACTGGCTGGAAGATGGGCGGGAGTGGGAGTTCTTCTGGATTTCGATGAATGGCGAGGAGGCCTTGCGCATTCATCGCAACATTCTCGCCGTCACAGGGCCGATCCTCAAGTTGCAGGCATCGACGATCGACCATCTTGCCTCATGCTGCTCTCGGCTCGTCAATGGTGCGGAAACTCCCGGCGCTGCGTCCGCTGTCGCCTATGAGGCGGCAATGATCCTCTATGATGACGTCTTCGGCTCTCACCCTTCCTTCAGTGGTGAATACCGCACGATGCAGCAGGTCCTAAGCTATATAGACAGCCATCTCGGCGACCGTCTGTCGGTCGGCGATCTTGCGGCAGTCGCCGGCCTCAGCCGAGCGCATTTTTCACGGATCTTTGCCGCAAGCGAAGGCATGCCTCCTGCAGAATTCGTCCTCGCGCGGCGTCTCAGGCGCGCTGCAAAACTGTTGACGACGGCTGAGACGATGCCGATCAAGGAAGTCTCTGTGCTATGCGGCTTTGACGATCCCAACTATTTTTCGAAAGTCTTCAGACGCCTTTACGGAACCAACCCAAGCGATTTCCGCACGACTGGCATGTATGCGAGCATCAGACACACGTGAGCGCGTGATCAAGACTTGCTTTTGCCACGTTTGAGGCGGCTAACAAAAGCAAAGCCAAGGCAATGCCGAAGATGGAGACAGCTTGAAATGAAAAGGACGTTCTGGCTGATTTTCTCAATGCCAATTCGGGCGATCATTGTCGTAGTGTCTTTCATCGACGTGATCTTTCGCCCACTTTACCGGCCCGTGGTGAAGGCGATCTCGTCGATGACGGTATTCAGGCGTATCGAGGCTCACATCGCCAGCCAGGCACGAGTGGTGATCCTGCTTCTTCTTGCTGTGCCTTTTGCAATTGCCGAACCTATGAAGGTCGCCGGACTGGTCGTTATGGCGCACGGACACGTCGCATCCGGTCTTACCATGGTCATTCTTGCGCACCTTGCCACGTTCCTCATCGTCGAGCGCATCTATCATGCCGGCCGAGACAAGCTTTTGACTTATGCCTGGCTCGCCTGGGGCATGCGCTATGTTGGCATGGCCAAAGCGTTCTACGATCGGATCAGGATTGCCGTACTGAACTGGGTGCGGTTGCGTGTCCTTCTGTCCTGAGGTGCGCCACGGAAATTACGCTCGACCGCGCCGTTTCGCGCGTCTTTCAAACAGGGCGGCGACCTGGAGTGAGACAAGTATGATCGCAACGCCGGCGCCTACACGTGCCTCTGGCACTTCCCCAAATATGAAATAACCGACCGCTGTCGTAAAAAGCAGCGAGAGATAGCCGACCGGCGCAAGGAGGCTTGCGTCCGCCATGCGATAGGCTCGAAGGAAGCAATATTGCCCGAGCTGTGCGAGAAAGCCGATTGCCAAGAGCGGCAACCAATCGAAGGCTAGAACCGGTTGCCACGTCCACAACGCCGGGACCGCTGTGATGGCGGCGAGACCGACCGTGTAGAAGACCATCATGACAGTGGTGTTTTCCTCGCGCAGCGCACGGGTCTGAATGATCGCCAGCGCTCCGAAGATGACCGAAACGAGAACGACCAGGACGCCAGCGTTGAAATCCGCTGTCCCCGGCGCAATGACAACAAGAACGCCCATAAACGCCATGATCGCCCCCGCCCAGCGAATGCGGCTGACATATTCGCCGAGAAACACGACTGCCATTGCCATCGTCACCAACGGCCTGGAAAAGCCGACTGCATTGACCGTCGCGAGGGGCAACATGGTGATCGCAAGAAAATTGCTCGTCAGCGCGATCGCGTTGCAAGCGATGCGGAATAGATTGCGGAGCGGATATTTAACACTCAGCATTTCCCCCCGGTGACGCCAAATCAACGGCAGGATGAACAAAAGGCCGATCACTGCACGAATAAAGACGAGCTGAAACGCCGGATAGGTCGCACCTTGCGCCTTGACGAGGGCCGTCATTCCGCCCGCCACCAGTGTCATGTCAAGCAGCAGCCAGCCGACACCGGCGCGGGCATTGGAGCCTTGCGTCTCCAATACCGTTACGCTGTCATTTTGCGCGTTCACGCCGGCTGCACAAGGTTTGCCATCAGACGGAATGCGCCGGGAACCAGTTTGTCCATCTGGTGATGGAGGACCAGACTGGTGTGCGTGTGGCGTCCTTTGCCGAAACGGCCCGAAATCAACGCGCCTTTCAGAGGCTGTTCGTTGACATCATGCATGGCAAGCAATGGTTCATAAGCATCATCCCACCGTGCCGCAAAATAAAGGCCTCTCTCCTTGTCCCATCCGGCCCAATCCTCATCACTGATCACGTTCGGCCCCGCAAGCAACGGATGATCCGGCGCGAGTACCGTCACCTCGGCATGTGGATCCGTCACGCGCCAACGTAACGACGGTTTTCCGATCTCAAGCCGCCTGACGGGTGTCGACTGCGGGTCCCATCCATCGCTTGGCCGATGATAGAGGGTGACGAGATGCCCTCCCTGTTCGACAAATCGATGCAGCTTGGCGGTTGCTGCGGCGAGATCGCTTCTAATTCCGAAGGCGAATATGCCGACGACTATGGTCGTATAGGACGTGAGATCGCCGCTGAGCGCCTGCGCATCGAGCTCAGTCACGTCGAGGCCCATGCGGCCGAGCCAAGAACCAACGTTGTCTGCGCCACCACCGACGTAACCCACTCGTGCTCCAGCTGGCAGCTTCATGTCGAGCGATAAGATTCTGAGTTTGGACGGCGCCAGAAACCTTGCCCGGCCAATATGAGGATAGGCAATCGGCGTCACCTGAAACGCAGCATGGGATCCGGTGCGTGCATCAAGTGAAACAAGCCCGGCAACAGCTTCTCGTGTGCGCTCTGCAACCCAGTCGTCGCCTGATTTGCGCACTTTCCATCCGTCCGTGGCCTTGAAGGAAAGAGCCGTCTCGTCGCCCCGTGCGAGCGCCTTGAAACCCAACTGTGGTGCCGAAGCGCCAAGAGGAACAAGGAGCGCGTCGGGCGCAAGTGTCAGCGAAAGCGCGGGAGAGACAAAGAACGGCTCCTCGAGATCGAAGCTCGCTGTCACGGTCCGCGCCCCGATCTTCGCTGACACCCGAACAGACGCATGACCATTGCCACCCATCGCATTCCAGACCGGCTGGTAGAGCCCTGAAACGGGTACATCCTTTTCGGCCAGCAACGAGAATACCGTGGCCTGACCGAGCGTTTCGACGGAGGATGAGACGCCGGATGGAAGAACAGGCGTGACATCGACCTCGTATGTGGAGGGTGACGCCGAAAATTCGACGTGCAAGAAAGCTTGTCCGCCCGGCCTTATCTCGGCTGGCTCCACATAGGCGCGCTCAAAAATATCGATTGCTGTCAGGATCGCTGCGTCGAGCTGCGCGCGTTTACGGACGATCCGATGCCCGTGAAGGTCACGGAATTCCTGTCCTGCCGTTTCGTCGACATGTTGCAGGAGGGCCGCGGCCTCAAGAAGTGACGCCTCGATTAATTGCCTCGCCGGGAAGGCCGAAATCGCGCTGGCAATTGCCTCATCGGCTTCACCCAATGCCTTCACCAGATCGGGATCAAGTCCCGGATGCTCCGCGAGGTCCAAGAGTGACGCTGGAAGATTGTCGGCAATGGTTGCCTCTTTGCGATCACCGTTCTCGCTTGTCTCAAGGTGCAACTGCCAAAACACCTGCGGATCCTTTGGCCAGTGACCCATCCCCTGCGAGGCATGATAAAACCTGGACCATTCACCGATACGGTCATATTGCGCACCAGTTGCCTGTTCTTTTCCCTCTGCGGCGATGACGAGCGTCGTTTCGGGTGGAGGAACCTCATCGTCATAGGTATCGCCACCGCCCGACCAGGCAGGCAGGTAAAACTTTGCCACTTTCCACGGTGTCAGCCCTTCAGAAAAATGCTCCGGAAAGGCCGATGTATCAGCAGCCAGAGAGATCGCAGTCTTGGCAGCGCGTGTCATGGCGCGGTGATGGCCATGCTGGCCTGGTACATCGAGGAAGGTTGGAATGACGATATCGGGACGTTCCTTGCGATAGGCACGGACGAGCCGTTCAACGATGCGCGTTTCTCCCCACCGGTCAAACGTCCGGTCGCCATCCTTGGAGAAACCGAAATCATGAATGAGGTCGGCTGGTCCATGCCCGAGCCAGTGGACGTCGGCGTCGATGACGCGAGCGGCCTCCTCTAGCTCACGGGACCGTATGACGCCAAGAGCACCGAGGCGTTCTGGCCCCAGAGCATTCTGGCCACCTTCGCCGCGCGTCGAGCAGGCGATAATAACCCGCATGCCCAGCTCCATCCTGAGATAGGCAAGCAACCCGTTCTGCTCATCATCGGGATGCGCACCGGTGTGCATCACCGTCGCGACCGATTTCAGGGCACTCAGCCGCCGGTGCATGCGCACAAACCATGGGTCGGCCATCTGCCGTTCGATGCGCTCTCGTGAGTTCAGCATTGACAGTCTCCTCCAGAATTCAGGCCTGTGCAGCCCCAGTCGCCGCAATCGACGTCTCGAGTTTCGGTGTGACGATATCGAAAAGGGGCAGAGCTGCAGCGCCAAGGGCCGCCGTCAACTGCCCGGATGTCCCATGGATCACGCGTGGCAATTCGCGCTGCCGGCGGCTTGCAACCGATGTCGGCAGGCTTCCCATGCGGGTGATGATTTCGCGGATGACAGGCTCCGGCAGTGCGCCACCGAAAATGATTGTCTGCGGATCAAGGATGTTTTCGAGCATCGCAACGATGGGCGCGAGATGATCGGCTGCCTCATCGATCCACCCCATCAGGACGGGATTGGATGCATTGAAGAGCGCCTCAAGGTCATCGAGTTCGGTATCAGCAATGCCGATGGCCTGCAATTTCTCCTTGAGCACATAAGCCGAGGCATAGGCCTCCAGGCAGCCTCTCTGTCCGCAGGACGGGCAAGGCCTGCCACGCGGAGACACGGTCACATGGCCGATTTCACCGGCGTTTCCAAAAGCACCACGGTAAGGGGCGCCTTCCTGGATCATTCCGAGACCGATACCGACCCCGAAATAGATCATGCAGAAATTCGGGATGCTGAGACCTTGACCGAACAGGCGCTCGCCGACGGCGGCTGCGGTCGCGTCGTTTTCAACCACGACCTGCTGGCCGCACGCATCGCTGAGCATTTGCCGGGCATCGATCCCCACCCAACCCGAAAGGGTCGTCGGGCCGACCGAGGTCATCCCGTCAATTTCGAAGGGCCCGGGCATGACCACGCCGGTCCCAAGCAGCCTGCATCCCAGGGCTCCTGCGACAGCGGCGTGCTCTGCGGCAAAGGTCTTGAGGATATAATCCGGTTTGGTGTTTTTCAGGCGCGTGACGCGCTCAGCGCGCAAGACACCGGCCAGGTCAAGCCCGACAGTGACCATGTGGTCAGCGGCAATCTCAACGCCAATCGTCGCACCGCCGTCGGGATTGACGGCAAACTGGATCGGCGGCTGGCCACGGCCGGTGCGGCGGCGTCCAAGCTCCTTCAGGAGCTGTTCGCCCATCAGCTCTTCGACAATATTGGCAACTGCCTGCGGGGTCAGATGGGTGATCTTGGCAATCTGGGCGCGGCCGAGGGAGCCGTGCCTGCGAACAAGATCGAGGACGACTCGCCTGTTATGTTCGCGGCTGCGCTCGGGATTTTTGCCAATTGCGACCGGATAGGCATCCAACGTGTGCACCGTCATCTCTTCAACTTCCCGTATCGTAGAAAATTCATAGCGTCGAATTCACGATAAGCGCAATATAATAATTCAAGTAAATTATCTTATTGACAAACTCGCTCCTTCAGAGAACCGTAGAGGCCGACCGGGGGTCCGGCTCAGCGTGTTTCAGGGGTTAGCCAACCCTCCTGTAGCGAGCCGATAAAGTGCACGCGAAAGCGTGGATAAAGGGAACTCACTCCGCATCTGCAAAGCAGGCGGAGACAATGGAGGCTTACATGCGCAGGGCAACTTTGTTCGCCGGCTTGGTCGCCGGTTTCAGCACATTCGCATTCAACGCAGCGCAAGCTGTCGAAATCGAATATTGGCAATATGTCTTCGACACACGCGTAAAGGCGATGGACGAGCTCATCGCAGAATTCCAGAAGGCAAATCCTGACATCACCGTCAAACAGGTGACCTTCCCATACGCCGACTATCAGACACGCGTCATTGCCGCCAACATGTCCGGCAATGGCCCTGATGTCATGCAGCTTTTCTATGGCTGGCTCGACAAGTTCGCGGCAGGCGGGATCTTGCAGCCGCTGCCAACCGATGCTTTCCCGCACGACAAGATCGAAAGCGACTTCTTCCCGATCGTCAGCGCCATGAAGCGTGGCGATGACTATTACGGCCTTCCGACAGCGGTTCGCTCGCTTGCCCTTTTCTACAACAAGAAGCTGTTCACGGAAGCAGGTCTTGATCCTGCCAACCCTCCGAAAACACTGGATGAATTTGTTGCGGCTGCAGAAAAGATCGCCAAGCACGATGCAGCAGGTAACCTCACCGTCGCAGGCTCGACGCTCGACATGGGTGGCCAGGATCACCAATGGTGGCGTGAGGTGCTGATCCGCCAATATGGTGGGGAACCCTACACCGACAACGACCAGAAGGTTACCTACAACAGCGAGGCCGGTGTTCAGGCGCTTAAATTCTACACGAGCCTGCAGCTTGAAAAGAAGATCGGTCAGGCCGGTTTCATGGATGAAGGCCAGGCCGCCTTCCGGGCCGGAAAAGCGGGAATGACGATCGACGGTACGTTCCGTCTTGGCTCCTTCCGGACCATCAAGGACTTCGAATGGGGCGTCACCGAGCTTCCCACCAACGACAAGAACATCCGCTCTAACTACGCCAGCTACTTCGCAAACGGCATCAGCGCCAAAACGACCGGCGAAGAACTGGAAGCCTCGAAGAAATTCCTCGCTTATATCTCCTCGCCCGAGGCCATGGCGATCTGGCTGAAGACCGTGGGGGAACTGCCTGCCCGACGTGAAGCGGCGTTGACCGAGCAAAACCTGAAAGACCCGGTTTATGCGCCGTTCCTGAAGGGTCTTGAATACGCGCACACCACGCTCTTCAAGGACGAGGCTGCTCAACGCCAAAACGCGATCGACATGACGAACCGCGTTTTGCTGGAGGGTCAATCGGTTGAGGATTCCATCAAGGCGGCCGCAGAGGCCGAACAGGAAATCATCGACGCGGCCAAACCCTAAGCTGAAGGTCAAGTCATGACAGCGATCGACCAACAGGGGGCGGCATCCGGCCGCCCCGGCGGCTCCTTTGGAGATCGCCTTTCCATGCGCACCAAACGGCTTATCTGGATCTGGAGCTTCCTGGCGATCCCGATCCTGTTTTACAGCGTCATCCGCTTTTATCCGACGCTGCAGGCCTTCTGGCTGTCTTTCACCAACTGGGATCTGCTGCGGCCGGCCAAGTTCATTGGCGTTGCCAACTATGTGAAACTGTTCAAGGACCCGCAGTTCTGGAAGGTCTTCAAGAACACGTTCACCTATCTCATCATCGGCACACCGATCAGCCTGGTTCTGGCCTTTGTCATCGCCTTTTATCTTGACCGTGTCCGCGTTCTGCACGGCTTTATCCGTGCGCTCTATTTCCTTCCCTATCTGACGACAGCTGCGGCAATGGCCTGGGTCTGGCGCTGGTTTTACCAACCACCACCGATCGGCATCATCAATGACGTGCTGGGCCTTATCGGAATTCCGCAGCAGCCTTTCATCCGTTCGACTGACCAGGCTCTCTTCTCGATCATGGTGACGGCCATCTGGGCAGGTCTGGGTTTCCAGATCATCATCTTCATGGCCGGGCTGCGTGCCATTCCGACAACGTTTTATGAGGCTGCGCGCATCGACGGCCTTGGCGAGTGGGCAATCCTGCGCAAGATCACCCTGCCACTGCTCAAACCAACCACGGTCTTTCTCGTGGTATTCTCGTCGATCGGATTTTTGCGCATCTTCGACCAGGTCTACAACATGACCACCAACGACCCGGGCGGTCCGCTCGGATCAACGAAGCCGCTCGTGCTGATGATCTACCAGACGGCGTTCAACTCCTATGCGATGGGCTATGCGGCCGCACAAACGGTCGTCCTGTTCACCATTCTCCTTGCCGTATCGCTGATCCAGCTCTGGGTGCTGAGGGAAAAGAAATGAGCGAAGCACAGCCACTTTCCCACGCCCGTATCCGTCCTGGCCGCATCATCGCATGGACGCTGCTGTTTATTGGCGGCCTGATCATGGTGTCACCGCTGCTTTTCATGTTCTCGACATCGTTGAAAACGGCAGATCAGGTCTACGACCTCAGACTTATTCCGGCTGCGCCAACGCTTTCGAACTATGTCACCGTGATGGCTGACGGACGTTTCCTTCGATGGTTCTTCAACTCGATGCTGGTTGCGATCATCGTGACCCTCTCGAACTGCTTTTTCGACAGTCTGGTTGGCTACACGCTGGCAAAATTCGAGTTCCGTGGACGCTATTTCATCTTCATTGCTATTCTTTCGACGTTGATGATCCCAACGGAGATGCTTGTTATTCCATGGTATCTGATGTCGAGCCAGCTCGGCTGGCTGGATAGCTACTGGGGCATCATGTTCCCGGGCATGATGACGGCATTCGGCACCTTCCTGATGAAGCAGTTCTTCGAGACGGTCCCGAACGATTTCATCGAGGCTGCCAGGGTCGATGGACTGAACGAATTCCAGATCTGGTGGAAGGTTGCCCTGCCTTTGGTAACACCTGCGCTCTCCGCACTTGCCATCTTCACATTCCTTGGCAACTGGACCGCGTTTTTCTGGCCGTTGATCGTCACCACCAGCAAGGAACTCTACACCTTGCCTGTCGGCCTCTCGAGCTTTGCTGTCGAGCAGCAGATCCAGTGGGAAATGATCATGACCGGGGCCGCCATTGCGACCATTCCAACATTGATCGTCTTCATCGTCCTGCAACGCTACATCGTCCGCGGTGTGATGCTGGCGGGCCTGAAAGGATAACATCATGGCCGATACGAACCCGCGCCTTTCCGATACCAGCACGTTTCCAGACGCCGTTTACAAGGAAACAGTGCTTCGCCCCCTGTTCGATGGCGCAAAAAAACATCACGTCGATGGTTTCAGGCGCATTGACCGGGCCCATCTGGTCATGCTGCATGAAACCGGCATACTTGACGCTGAAACCGCCGCAAAAATTGCTGGCGCCCTTGAAGATATCGACAGATCCATTGATCCCTCGAGCCTCATCTATACCGGCGAGGTCGAGGACTTCTTTTTCCTGATCGAGAAAGAACTGAAAGCTAGGATTGGCGTTGATGTGGCCGGGCGACTGCATACGGCCCGCTCTCGAAACGATATTGATCACACACTTTTCAAACTCGGCCTGAAAGAAAAGATCGATGCCCTGATGGTCAAGGCACGTCTTCTTCTGGAAGCACTGATCGACGCCGCAGAGCGGAATGAAAATACGCTGATCGTCGCCTACACGCACGGGCAGCCGGCGCAACCGACGACCTTCGGCCACTATCTTTCTGCAGCCATCGAAGTCCTGACCCGAGACATCGACCGCTTTGCAGA
Proteins encoded in this window:
- a CDS encoding PIG-L family deacetylase, whose protein sequence is MLNSRERIERQMADPWFVRMHRRLSALKSVATVMHTGAHPDDEQNGLLAYLRMELGMRVIIACSTRGEGGQNALGPERLGALGVIRSRELEEAARVIDADVHWLGHGPADLIHDFGFSKDGDRTFDRWGETRIVERLVRAYRKERPDIVIPTFLDVPGQHGHHRAMTRAAKTAISLAADTSAFPEHFSEGLTPWKVAKFYLPAWSGGGDTYDDEVPPPETTLVIAAEGKEQATGAQYDRIGEWSRFYHASQGMGHWPKDPQVFWQLHLETSENGDRKEATIADNLPASLLDLAEHPGLDPDLVKALGEADEAIASAISAFPARQLIEASLLEAAALLQHVDETAGQEFRDLHGHRIVRKRAQLDAAILTAIDIFERAYVEPAEIRPGGQAFLHVEFSASPSTYEVDVTPVLPSGVSSSVETLGQATVFSLLAEKDVPVSGLYQPVWNAMGGNGHASVRVSAKIGARTVTASFDLEEPFFVSPALSLTLAPDALLVPLGASAPQLGFKALARGDETALSFKATDGWKVRKSGDDWVAERTREAVAGLVSLDARTGSHAAFQVTPIAYPHIGRARFLAPSKLRILSLDMKLPAGARVGYVGGGADNVGSWLGRMGLDVTELDAQALSGDLTSYTTIVVGIFAFGIRSDLAAATAKLHRFVEQGGHLVTLYHRPSDGWDPQSTPVRRLEIGKPSLRWRVTDPHAEVTVLAPDHPLLAGPNVISDEDWAGWDKERGLYFAARWDDAYEPLLAMHDVNEQPLKGALISGRFGKGRHTHTSLVLHHQMDKLVPGAFRLMANLVQPA
- a CDS encoding ROK family protein; its protein translation is MTVHTLDAYPVAIGKNPERSREHNRRVVLDLVRRHGSLGRAQIAKITHLTPQAVANIVEELMGEQLLKELGRRRTGRGQPPIQFAVNPDGGATIGVEIAADHMVTVGLDLAGVLRAERVTRLKNTKPDYILKTFAAEHAAVAGALGCRLLGTGVVMPGPFEIDGMTSVGPTTLSGWVGIDARQMLSDACGQQVVVENDATAAAVGERLFGQGLSIPNFCMIYFGVGIGLGMIQEGAPYRGAFGNAGEIGHVTVSPRGRPCPSCGQRGCLEAYASAYVLKEKLQAIGIADTELDDLEALFNASNPVLMGWIDEAADHLAPIVAMLENILDPQTIIFGGALPEPVIREIITRMGSLPTSVASRRQRELPRVIHGTSGQLTAALGAAALPLFDIVTPKLETSIAATGAAQA
- a CDS encoding AraC family transcriptional regulator; amino-acid sequence: MGNFVLQDLIDQGPGMRTVSLPRGRQTLHTMPTSSGYEIRRDRGYDWDGRKRGQTPFTVLQHSIAGQGNLRYENRVYTVKPGETLLLLIPHNHRYWLEDGREWEFFWISMNGEEALRIHRNILAVTGPILKLQASTIDHLASCCSRLVNGAETPGAASAVAYEAAMILYDDVFGSHPSFSGEYRTMQQVLSYIDSHLGDRLSVGDLAAVAGLSRAHFSRIFAASEGMPPAEFVLARRLRRAAKLLTTAETMPIKEVSVLCGFDDPNYFSKVFRRLYGTNPSDFRTTGMYASIRHT
- a CDS encoding carbohydrate ABC transporter permease; the encoded protein is MSEAQPLSHARIRPGRIIAWTLLFIGGLIMVSPLLFMFSTSLKTADQVYDLRLIPAAPTLSNYVTVMADGRFLRWFFNSMLVAIIVTLSNCFFDSLVGYTLAKFEFRGRYFIFIAILSTLMIPTEMLVIPWYLMSSQLGWLDSYWGIMFPGMMTAFGTFLMKQFFETVPNDFIEAARVDGLNEFQIWWKVALPLVTPALSALAIFTFLGNWTAFFWPLIVTTSKELYTLPVGLSSFAVEQQIQWEMIMTGAAIATIPTLIVFIVLQRYIVRGVMLAGLKG
- a CDS encoding alpha-glucosidase/alpha-galactosidase, encoding MSFKIAIIGAGSVGFTKKLFTDLLCVPEFRDIEVALTDVSQHNLDMIKAILDKIVEANALPVKITAHTERRKALEGAKYIISCVRVGGLEAYADDIRIPLKYGIDQCVGDTICAGGILYGQRNIPVILDFCKDIREVAAPGAKFLNYANPMAMNTWAAIEYGKVDTVGLCHGVQHGAEQIAEILGAKSVSELDYICSGINHQTWFIDLRLNGRKIEKDELVAAFEAHTVFSQQEKLRIDVLKRFGVYSTESNGHLSEYLPWYRKRPDEIARWIDMSDWIHGETGGYLRHSTETRNWFETEFPQFLASAAKPIDPAKRSNEHASHILEALETGRVYRGHFNVKNNGVISNLPSDAIIESPGFVDRFGINMVSGITIPEACAATCLASINVQRMSVHAAISGDIDLLKLAVLHDPLVGAVATPEEVWQMVDEMVVAQARWLPQYAHAVPAAKERLAKSSVKTRDWAGAARRNVRSIEELRAEKSALKKAV
- a CDS encoding sugar ABC transporter permease, with the translated sequence MTAIDQQGAASGRPGGSFGDRLSMRTKRLIWIWSFLAIPILFYSVIRFYPTLQAFWLSFTNWDLLRPAKFIGVANYVKLFKDPQFWKVFKNTFTYLIIGTPISLVLAFVIAFYLDRVRVLHGFIRALYFLPYLTTAAAMAWVWRWFYQPPPIGIINDVLGLIGIPQQPFIRSTDQALFSIMVTAIWAGLGFQIIIFMAGLRAIPTTFYEAARIDGLGEWAILRKITLPLLKPTTVFLVVFSSIGFLRIFDQVYNMTTNDPGGPLGSTKPLVLMIYQTAFNSYAMGYAAAQTVVLFTILLAVSLIQLWVLREKK
- a CDS encoding DMT family transporter, yielding MTLVAGGMTALVKAQGATYPAFQLVFIRAVIGLLFILPLIWRHRGEMLSVKYPLRNLFRIACNAIALTSNFLAITMLPLATVNAVGFSRPLVTMAMAVVFLGEYVSRIRWAGAIMAFMGVLVVIAPGTADFNAGVLVVLVSVIFGALAIIQTRALREENTTVMMVFYTVGLAAITAVPALWTWQPVLAFDWLPLLAIGFLAQLGQYCFLRAYRMADASLLAPVGYLSLLFTTAVGYFIFGEVPEARVGAGVAIILVSLQVAALFERRAKRRGRA
- a CDS encoding extracellular solute-binding protein, which gives rise to MEAYMRRATLFAGLVAGFSTFAFNAAQAVEIEYWQYVFDTRVKAMDELIAEFQKANPDITVKQVTFPYADYQTRVIAANMSGNGPDVMQLFYGWLDKFAAGGILQPLPTDAFPHDKIESDFFPIVSAMKRGDDYYGLPTAVRSLALFYNKKLFTEAGLDPANPPKTLDEFVAAAEKIAKHDAAGNLTVAGSTLDMGGQDHQWWREVLIRQYGGEPYTDNDQKVTYNSEAGVQALKFYTSLQLEKKIGQAGFMDEGQAAFRAGKAGMTIDGTFRLGSFRTIKDFEWGVTELPTNDKNIRSNYASYFANGISAKTTGEELEASKKFLAYISSPEAMAIWLKTVGELPARREAALTEQNLKDPVYAPFLKGLEYAHTTLFKDEAAQRQNAIDMTNRVLLEGQSVEDSIKAAAEAEQEIIDAAKP